AAATTTCTTGGAAGATGTCATTTTCCACACTTTCCCACTGCCTCCGCTCTTAATTAAATCCTCTTACAAGAAGCTCTATGATGCATTTAGCGAGCATGCGTCTTCAGTTTTAGATGAAGCTGAGAGGCTAGGAATTGATAGAGACGAGGCGTGTCACAACCTAGTGTTCCTTGCCGGGTTCAATGCCTACGGTGGCATGAAAGCCACGTTGCCCATTTTGATCAAGTGGGTTGGGTCGGGAGGCGAGGATCTGCACCGCCGGCTCGCGAGGGAGATACGGTCGACCGTCGCGTCGGAAGGCGGGGTAACCCTCGCCACCGTGGACAAGATGAACCTGACCAAGTCGGTCGTGTACGAGGCTCTACGGATCGACCCCCCGGTCCAGTTCCAGTACGGGAAGGCGAAGCGAGACATGGTGGTCCGGAGCCACGACGCCGCCTTCCAGATCAAGAAGGGCGAGATGGTCTTCGGGTATCAGCCGTTCGCGACCAAGGATCCGAGGGTCTTCGATGACCCGGAGGACTTCGTGGGCGATAGGTTCGTCGGAGAGGGGGAGAAGCTGCTGAAGTACGTCTACTGGTCGAACGGGCGGGAGATCGACGATCCGACGGTGGGGAACAAGCAGTGCCCGGGGAAGGATCTGGTGCTGCTCACGTGCAGGGTTATGCTGGTGGAGCTGTTCCTCCGCTACGACACGTTCGGAATGGAATGCGGGAGCTTGCCTGTGGGTTCATCGGTGACATTCAAGTCGTTGACCAAGGCCACGAGTTGTTCTGAATGTTTCTAATTTTAAAGtcatctcttcttcctctctctctctccctctgtgaACCTTCTTTTCGTCCCTTTCACTTATGGAGGGAGGGATTTGATCTAGATCTTTCCCTCCCTCCcagttccttttccttttgtttccttttgtttcttttctaattctCCCAATCTAGTCTTAGATCCAGGAGCTTTCCTCTCCTGATTTTATATCTAGGAGCTTTTCTCTCCAATTTAATTCTAGATTTTGGAGTTTTAATGAATAAGTATTCAGCCACCAATTTCAATGATATTCACAGCAACTTTGGTGTCAACTCTATGCTCATCTAATGTATTTTCATTCAAAGTTTTGATACTTCACATTTACTATAAGGCTTGCTCTCACAAGTGttagatttgatatttttcaatGTGTTCATGTTGTTTCCGTATGGTGATGTTGTTGGGGCGTTGAATGTTAAATTATGACTCAAGTTTGAGCATTTGTAAAAACACGATTCGCTGACtcttgaagatttacaaaagaggaaaacaaagtTTCTTTATCTGTGGAAGCTTGCAGAATCGGAAAGTGCTTATCTTCGTGGGGctcaaagtcaaatatttgactttgggcacacaaTATTTCACGTCTGGCTTTGGGGCTTCTTTTAGccgatgaaataaaaaagaggaaagaagcctCTGCACGTGAAATAGAAGAAGGTGGGCCCAAAAGTGTAAGACTTTGACTTTGGTGAGGGACCAGTCCTAACCCCATTAGATTGATAACCCATGAGACTACCAAATTGTCGCATACTAAcgttttattcatttatttgttaaCGTTGAACCTCTAAAGCATTCGGATTAGTAGAAATGGAAAAGACAAGCTAGAGGGTTAGTAATTCGCGCGTTGTGCTTGGTAAACGTATCgtaattaattttgattcaaGAGGAGTTACAGGACTGGTAATATACCAATCAGGAAGCTCGTCTAGTGCGCCATATTGAGATTGAATAGGGTAAGCTGTTTGAGTTCGCTTTTTGGCCTCAAAATCCATCATTTTCATCTAACGGCTCTAGATAATCAAATTTaagcttcatttgtttcacaaaaaaataaatgatttagaaaatattttattaaaaataatcatttttatcaCTTAAGATGATTggttaattgaaaatattttcattatcaactaTATTC
This Eucalyptus grandis isolate ANBG69807.140 chromosome 7, ASM1654582v1, whole genome shotgun sequence DNA region includes the following protein-coding sequences:
- the LOC104454962 gene encoding allene oxide synthase 3 — its product is MSDSEIPLEEIPGDYGFPFFGAIRDRLDYFYFQGRDEFFRHRMRKYRSTVFRVNMPPGPFISSNPNVVVLLDAISFPVLFDTSKVEKRNVLDGTYMPSTAFTGGHRACAFLDPSEPKHATIKHWFLSLLAARRNVFIPTLRSCLSDLFVDLEDELSSKGKASFNSLNDKMSFNFVFKLLCDQKPSSTIPGAKGAAMFDLWILLQLAPISSLGFNNMVLNFLEDVIFHTFPLPPLLIKSSYKKLYDAFSEHASSVLDEAERLGIDRDEACHNLVFLAGFNAYGGMKATLPILIKWVGSGGEDLHRRLAREIRSTVASEGGVTLATVDKMNLTKSVVYEALRIDPPVQFQYGKAKRDMVVRSHDAAFQIKKGEMVFGYQPFATKDPRVFDDPEDFVGDRFVGEGEKLLKYVYWSNGREIDDPTVGNKQCPGKDLVLLTCRVMLVELFLRYDTFGMECGSLPVGSSVTFKSLTKATSCSECF